In Meleagris gallopavo isolate NT-WF06-2002-E0010 breed Aviagen turkey brand Nicholas breeding stock chromosome 2, Turkey_5.1, whole genome shotgun sequence, the following are encoded in one genomic region:
- the WASF1 gene encoding wiskott-Aldrich syndrome protein family member 1: MPLVKRNIDPRHLCHTALPRGIKNELECVTNISLANIIRQLSSLSKYAEDIFGELFNEAHSFSFRVNSLQERVDRLSVSVTQLDPKEEELSLQDITMRKAFRSSTTQDQQLFDRKTLPIPLQETYDICEQPPPLNILTPYRDDGKEGLKFYTNPSYFFDLWKEKMLQDTEDKRKEKRKQKQKNLDRPHEPEKVPRAPHDRRREWQKLAQGPELAEDDANLLHKHIEVANGPASHFESRSQAYVDHMDGSYSLSALPYSQMSELLNRAEERVLVRPHEPPPPPPMHGAGDVKPVPPCVSSTTGLVENRPQSPATGRPPVFVSPTPPPPPPPPLPSALSTSSLRAAMTSTPPPPVPPPPPPPTAALQAPAVPPPPAPLQIAPGVLHPAPPPIAPPLAQPSPPVTRAAQVCEAVPVHPVPPQGEVQGLPPPPPPPPLPPPGIRPSSPVTVAALSHPTPVLHPPPTTIVPGPHAPLMPPSPPSQVIPAPEPKRHPSTLPVISDARSVLLEAIRKGIQLRKVEEQREQEAKHERIENDVATILSRRIAVEYSDSEDDSEFDEVDWLE; encoded by the exons ATGCCGCTGGTAAAAAGAAACATAGACCCCAGGCATCTATgccacacagctctgccccGAGGAATCAAAAATGAGTTGGAATGTGTCACCAATATCTCCTTGGCAAATATAATCAGACAACTGAGTAGCTTAA GTAAATATGCTGAAGATATATTTGGCGAACTTTTCAATGAAGCGCACAGTTTCTCATTTAGAGTCAACTCCTTACAAGAACGTGTAGATCGCCTATCTGTCAGTGTTACACAACTTGATCCAAAGGAAGAGGAAT TGTCATTGCAGGACATTACCATGAGGAAAGCTTTCCGCAGTTCGACAACTCAAGATCAGCAGCTGTTTGACCGCAAAACTCTGCCTATTCCTTTGCAAGAAACTTATGACATTTGTGAACAGCCTCCTCCTCTTAACATTCTCACCCCTTACAG GGATGATGGAAAAGAAGGTTTGAAGTTTTATACCAATCCTTCATACTTCTTTGAcctctggaaggaaaaaatgttacagGATACTGaggacaaaagaaaagagaagaggaagcagaag CAGAAAAATCTAGATCGCCCTCATGAACCAGAAAAAGTGCCAAGGGCACCTCATGACAGACGGAGGGAGTGGCAGAAGCTAGCCCAAGGCCCAGAGCTCGCAGAAGATGATGCTAACCTCTTACATAAGCACATTGAAGTTGCTAATGGCCCAGCCTCACATTTTGAAtccag ATCTCAAGCATATGTGGACCATATGGACGGATCGTATTCTCTTTCTGCATTGCCCTATAGCCAGATGTCTGAACTTCTGAACAGAGCTGAAGAGCGAGTGTTGGTCCGACCACAtgaaccaccaccaccacctccaaTGCACGGTGCAGGAGATGTGAAACCTGTGCCTCCTTGTGTTAG TTCTACTACTGGATTGGTAGAAAACCGTCCTCAGTCACCAGCGACAGGCAGACCACCGGTGTTTGTGAGCCCcactcctcctccccctcccccaccaCCTCTTCCATCTGCTTTGTCCACTTCATCACTACGAGCTGCGATGACTTCCACACCGCCTCCCCCAGTCCCACCTCCTCCCCCAcctcccactgctgctctgcaagcTCCAGCCGTGCCACCTCCGCCAGCTCCTCTCCAGATAGCTCCTGGGGTCTTACATCCAGCTCCACCTCCAATtgcccctcccctggcacaacccTCCCCGCCTGTCACTAGAGCTGCACAAGTGTGTGAAGCGGTACCAGTCCACCCAGTTCCTCCTCAAGGTGAAGTACAGGGACTTCCTCCACCACCCCCACCTCCTCCCTTGCCACCTCCTGGCATTCGACCCTCTTCTCCTGTCACAGTTGCAGCCCTTTCTCATCCCACTCCTGTTCTTCACCCTCCTCCCACAACCATTGTCCCTGGCCCTCATGCTCCTCTCATGCCTCCATCTCCACCATCACAAGTGATTCCTGCTCCTGAACCCAAACGCCACCCTTCAACTCTTCCTGTAATCAGTGATGCTAGAAGtgtgctgctggaagcaatACGGAAAG GTATTCAGCTGCGTAAAGTTGAAGA